In the genome of Desulfovermiculus halophilus DSM 18834, the window CATCCCGGACTGCGCCGCCGACGCAATAGATATGCATGCGCGCCTACCCGGCGGACTCCACTTCGAGCCCTTCATGCCGGGAGATAATGTCCAGAAGCCGGGGCGGGAACTCGGCCTTGTGCATGGATTCATAGTCAAAGGCCACAATGCTGGCTGTTCCCAGGGCAGCCGCGGTCTGGAGCTTGCTGGAGTGGATCAGGTACTGCTGCTCCAGATGGGAGGGGGTGATTCGCACCGTCCGGCAGCCCACGGCTATGCTGTCCGGATAGGTCAATGGGGCGATATAGGTGCAGCCGGCCTTGGCCAGGATGAAGCTCAGGCTGGATCCCGCGAAATAGTCCCCAAGGCCGGTGGTGTGGAAGTAATGCACCCTGGCGGACTCGAAAAAGCGGAAGAAGCGTGCGTTGTTCACATGCTGGAAGGCATCCATGTCCCCCCACTGGACC includes:
- a CDS encoding acyl-CoA thioesterase yields the protein MSKRLSIDDFRISLDLPVQWGDMDAFQHVNNARFFRFFESARVHYFHTTGLGDYFAGSSLSFILAKAGCTYIAPLTYPDSIAVGCRTVRITPSHLEQQYLIHSSKLQTAAALGTASIVAFDYESMHKAEFPPRLLDIISRHEGLEVESAG